A genomic segment from Geitlerinema sp. PCC 7407 encodes:
- a CDS encoding CRR6 family NdhI maturation factor, producing MTLKIHLTSDALYSLDLSPAEAVLQPLLAEGISAYEQQLQFSIDFPRDSADPRELSEIPEVRLWFVRLDSRYPWLPYLLDWKAGELGRYSAMLVPHQFSPTEGIQYNPEALEIFLMHKIFVLADWMASQGISAQPRLQGFAQMLGYDLDEGLFSLVCR from the coding sequence ATGACGCTCAAGATTCATCTGACCAGCGACGCTCTCTACTCCCTCGACCTGAGTCCCGCTGAGGCCGTGCTTCAGCCGCTCCTGGCTGAGGGCATCAGCGCCTACGAGCAGCAGCTTCAGTTCTCGATTGATTTTCCGCGGGACTCGGCCGACCCTCGCGAGCTCTCAGAAATCCCGGAAGTGCGACTGTGGTTTGTGCGGCTAGATAGTCGCTATCCCTGGCTGCCCTATCTTCTTGACTGGAAGGCCGGGGAGCTAGGTCGCTACTCAGCAATGCTGGTGCCCCACCAGTTCAGCCCGACGGAAGGCATTCAGTACAATCCTGAGGCTCTGGAAATTTTCCTGATGCACAAGATCTTTGTGCTGGCGGACTGGATGGCAAGTCAAGGGATTTCGGCCCAGCCTCGGCTCCAGGGTTTTGCCCAAATGCTGGGATATGACTTGGATGAGGGTTTATTTTCGCTGGTTTGTCGGTAG
- a CDS encoding M23 family metallopeptidase, with amino-acid sequence MGKQSWSTESNSAFAAFSVSSVAPWLRLGLAGVLAGVALTSWLLVGDRPQPVRALEPRDTQAALRGVDFWQGASFPVENFQEYTSPFGYRQSPTGGYSQEFHYGLDMAAPMGSYVRNWWSGKVVEVSDDSNCGTSVVVESGQWLHIYCHMQGHVESRSGGKYLIDREGGLQIWEGQQVSAGDRIGRVGMTGRTTGPHLHWGLKFSENWVDPALVLQAMYTAQEQRAALPTNQRK; translated from the coding sequence ATGGGAAAACAATCTTGGTCCACTGAGTCCAATTCAGCCTTTGCTGCTTTCTCTGTTTCCTCGGTTGCTCCCTGGCTGCGTCTGGGACTGGCAGGCGTGCTGGCAGGCGTGGCCCTCACCAGTTGGCTGCTAGTGGGCGATCGCCCCCAGCCCGTGCGCGCCCTAGAGCCCAGAGACACCCAGGCGGCCCTGCGAGGCGTCGACTTCTGGCAGGGAGCCTCCTTCCCCGTCGAAAACTTCCAGGAATACACCTCACCCTTTGGCTATCGTCAGTCGCCCACCGGCGGCTACAGCCAAGAATTTCACTATGGCCTAGATATGGCTGCTCCCATGGGCAGCTATGTCCGCAACTGGTGGTCTGGCAAAGTGGTCGAAGTGTCCGACGACAGCAACTGCGGCACCTCCGTCGTCGTCGAATCTGGCCAATGGCTGCACATCTACTGTCATATGCAGGGTCACGTCGAAAGCCGGAGCGGTGGCAAGTACCTCATCGATCGCGAAGGTGGCCTGCAAATTTGGGAAGGGCAGCAGGTGTCAGCGGGCGATCGCATCGGTCGAGTCGGCATGACCGGCCGCACCACCGGCCCCCATCTCCACTGGGGCCTGAAGTTTAGCGAAAACTGGGTCGATCCCGCCCTCGTCCTTCAGGCCATGTACACCGCCCAAGAGCAGCGGGCGGCCCTACCGACAAACCAGCGAAAATAA
- a CDS encoding RNA-guided endonuclease TnpB family protein, with translation MLTRRITYRLYPTRQQESTLHYWRKLHCGLYNAALANRKTQYQKFNHAVDYFEQQNSLPAFKEVWPEYKELGSHALQATLKRVDLAFQRFFKKLGGYPRFKASRRYAGWTYPCKSGWKAETSGLHGSLNLSNLGSLKMRGQARTWGKPTTCTIFWRHGKWYASITVQCEPARSTGEGSVGIDLGCKEAITLSTGEQISKPEFIRQGDIQVKQASKKLRRKRAPNRTKRIKASRRWTRERQKVSKLQRKVARQRENWIHQVTSHIVSRNSLVAGEKLNVKNMTRKGKSKTRQKAGLNRSILSVGFGMIGQFLDYKLAEAGGFYVESPTQQLKPSQRCVKCWELTPKTLSDRVHVCANPHCNHVEDRDVNAAQVNLAWARGKELASSVAESSSSTACGSMRQLGAKKRQKPQAS, from the coding sequence ATGCTAACACGTCGTATCACCTACCGGCTTTATCCCACCCGTCAGCAGGAGTCCACACTCCACTACTGGCGGAAACTGCACTGTGGGTTGTACAACGCCGCGTTAGCCAACCGCAAAACCCAGTATCAGAAGTTCAACCACGCCGTTGACTACTTTGAGCAGCAAAACAGCCTACCCGCCTTCAAAGAAGTGTGGCCAGAGTACAAAGAGCTAGGCTCCCATGCTCTCCAAGCCACCCTCAAGCGAGTCGACCTTGCCTTTCAGAGATTCTTCAAAAAACTGGGTGGATATCCCCGCTTCAAAGCGTCCCGCCGCTATGCAGGCTGGACCTATCCCTGCAAGTCCGGTTGGAAAGCCGAAACTAGTGGATTGCATGGTTCTCTCAACCTGAGCAACCTTGGCAGCCTGAAGATGCGGGGACAAGCTCGGACCTGGGGCAAACCCACCACCTGCACGATCTTCTGGCGACACGGCAAATGGTATGCCTCCATCACCGTGCAGTGTGAGCCAGCCCGGTCTACAGGAGAAGGTTCTGTTGGCATTGATCTGGGGTGCAAAGAAGCCATCACCCTATCCACGGGTGAGCAGATCAGCAAACCTGAGTTCATCCGGCAAGGGGACATCCAAGTCAAGCAAGCCTCAAAGAAACTCAGACGCAAGCGCGCTCCCAACCGAACGAAGCGCATCAAAGCCTCTCGCCGATGGACGCGTGAGCGTCAAAAAGTCTCGAAGCTACAGCGCAAAGTTGCCCGACAGCGCGAGAACTGGATTCACCAAGTCACCAGCCACATAGTGAGCCGTAATAGCCTAGTGGCCGGTGAAAAACTGAACGTCAAAAACATGACCCGCAAGGGCAAGTCCAAGACCCGTCAAAAAGCAGGGCTTAACCGCTCTATTTTGTCCGTGGGTTTTGGCATGATTGGTCAGTTCCTGGACTACAAGCTGGCTGAAGCCGGGGGATTCTATGTCGAGTCTCCCACTCAGCAGCTAAAGCCCTCTCAGCGCTGCGTAAAGTGCTGGGAACTGACCCCCAAGACCTTGTCTGACCGGGTGCATGTTTGCGCCAATCCTCACTGCAATCATGTTGAGGACCGAGATGTTAATGCCGCCCAAGTCAATCTGGCTTGGGCAAGGGGTAAGGAACTTGCCTCTTCAGTCGCAGAGTCGTCAAGCTCTACCGCGTGCGGAAGTATGCGGCAACTTGGGGCGAAGAAGCGACAGAAACCTCAGGCCTCTTAG
- the tnpA gene encoding IS200/IS605 family transposase, with amino-acid sequence MQPSHRKGSHSVFSIYLHLVFVTKYRQKVIDDSMLQTMTEVFQRVCVANKSKVIEINGEPDHVHLLLDLHPDNNISQLVASLKGASSRIVRKQHSERLARFYTKPVFWSSSYYVSSAGGAPLERIKQYIDGQPGVN; translated from the coding sequence ATGCAACCCAGCCACAGAAAAGGATCTCACTCTGTTTTTTCTATTTACCTACACCTGGTTTTTGTGACCAAATACCGGCAAAAGGTGATTGATGACTCAATGCTGCAAACAATGACTGAGGTGTTTCAGCGAGTTTGTGTTGCTAACAAAAGCAAGGTGATTGAGATCAATGGGGAGCCTGACCATGTCCATCTTTTGCTTGACTTGCATCCAGATAACAACATTTCTCAGTTGGTTGCGAGCCTGAAGGGGGCGTCTAGTCGCATTGTCAGAAAACAGCACTCGGAGCGGTTGGCAAGGTTTTACACAAAGCCTGTTTTTTGGTCGAGTTCTTACTATGTTTCTTCTGCGGGGGGCGCGCCGTTGGAGCGAATCAAGCAGTACATTGATGGGCAACCGGGGGTTAATTGA
- a CDS encoding Mo-dependent nitrogenase C-terminal domain-containing protein, giving the protein MSFDLLHPLRRWIDRFEIHDPSVARLICEKIPSQCPFERDITLWGHRILHIPPLCKLNPLYEQVVSLRFRALCYLADECGEDVTSYC; this is encoded by the coding sequence ATGTCTTTCGATTTACTCCATCCTCTTCGGCGATGGATCGATCGTTTCGAAATCCACGATCCGTCCGTTGCTCGCCTCATTTGCGAAAAGATTCCCTCTCAGTGCCCCTTTGAACGTGACATTACCCTCTGGGGTCACCGCATTCTCCACATTCCGCCCCTGTGCAAGCTCAATCCGCTCTACGAACAGGTCGTGAGCCTACGATTTCGAGCGCTCTGCTACCTCGCTGACGAGTGCGGCGAAGACGTCACCAGCTACTGCTAA
- a CDS encoding murein transglycosylase A, translated as MRMLIGAGLGLVWMVAPAIAQPANLPLRPLASPQASATLGLDEQLWGSSAGAGDRAALIAAIDHSLAYLRSPKAAEAYARYPVPGVTRDRVQRSLVRFRELLRTTRSAQELQAAVRREFVLYESVGKDGQGTVAFTGYFEPTYVASRVPTEAFRYPLYRLPPNLGQWPKPHPTRYQLEGPNGLQGAQGRLKGLEIVWLRDRLEAFLIQVQGSARLQMTDGTTMTVGYAGRTDYPYSSIGRELVNDGKVRLEDLTLPVLISYFQQNPAALNFYLPRNRRFVFFKETNGAPATGSLSVPVTAERSIATDKSLMPPGALALIHTEIPPASGAEAAQGPVSRFVLDQDTGGAIQGAGRVDIFMGTGQQAGDRAGLINGTGQLYYLLLK; from the coding sequence ATGAGAATGCTAATTGGTGCGGGGTTGGGCTTGGTCTGGATGGTTGCGCCGGCGATCGCCCAACCGGCCAATTTGCCGCTGCGGCCGCTGGCGTCACCCCAGGCTTCAGCGACGCTGGGCCTAGATGAGCAGCTTTGGGGGTCTTCGGCTGGGGCGGGCGATCGCGCTGCCCTGATCGCAGCGATCGACCACAGCTTGGCATACTTGCGATCGCCCAAGGCCGCCGAGGCGTATGCCCGCTACCCCGTGCCGGGTGTCACGCGCGATCGCGTCCAGCGAAGCCTCGTGCGGTTTCGGGAGCTGCTGCGCACGACCCGCTCTGCCCAAGAGCTCCAGGCGGCGGTGCGGCGTGAGTTTGTGCTCTACGAATCCGTGGGCAAAGACGGCCAGGGGACTGTCGCCTTTACGGGGTACTTTGAGCCGACCTACGTTGCGAGCCGCGTCCCCACCGAGGCCTTTCGCTACCCGCTCTATCGCCTGCCGCCCAATCTCGGCCAGTGGCCCAAGCCTCACCCCACCCGATATCAGCTCGAGGGCCCCAATGGCCTGCAAGGTGCCCAGGGCCGGCTCAAAGGGCTAGAAATCGTGTGGCTGCGCGATCGCCTCGAAGCCTTTTTGATCCAGGTGCAGGGCTCGGCGCGCCTCCAGATGACCGACGGCACCACCATGACCGTGGGCTACGCAGGCCGCACCGACTACCCCTACAGCAGCATCGGGCGAGAGCTGGTCAACGACGGCAAGGTCCGCCTCGAAGACCTGACGCTGCCGGTCCTGATTAGCTATTTTCAGCAAAATCCGGCGGCGCTCAATTTCTATTTGCCGCGCAACCGGCGCTTTGTCTTTTTCAAAGAAACCAACGGCGCCCCGGCCACCGGCAGCCTAAGCGTCCCTGTCACCGCAGAGCGCTCGATCGCCACAGACAAGTCTCTGATGCCGCCGGGCGCCCTGGCTCTGATTCACACCGAGATTCCGCCGGCTTCTGGCGCTGAGGCAGCGCAGGGACCTGTGAGCCGATTTGTCCTCGACCAAGACACGGGTGGCGCCATCCAGGGGGCGGGGCGCGTGGATATTTTCATGGGAACGGGTCAGCAGGCAGGCGATCGCGCGGGTCTGATCAACGGCACCGGCCAACTCTACTACCTGCTGCTCAAGTAA
- a CDS encoding sodium:proton antiporter has translation MEEVPFNTTLLIVLAVLAGTAAQVMAGFLKVPSIVFLLMFGILLGPDGLGILHPNLLGGGLEVIVALSVALILFEGGLNLELRDIGRVSGSLRNLVTIGTLVTLIGGGMAAHWLSEFPWPIAFLYASLVVVTGPTVTGPLLKQVNVDRQVSALIEGEGVLIDPVGAILAVVVLDIILNGDADPWFVISGLVVRLSIGGAIGVVGGWLLGFILKRVTFLSEDQRNLIALAGLWGIFGLAQSIRSESGLMATVVSGIVVRASSVPDERLLRRFKGQLTILAISVLFILLSADLSIASLFALGWGGILAVLALMFVVRPINVWICTWNSGLNWRQKAFLAWISPRGIVSASVSSLFAILLTERGINGGDSIKALVFLTIILTVFVQGLTAASAAKLLHITSTEVTGAVIVGSNPLSRLIGRLFQERGESVVIIDTDPEACEKATQENLRAVASSALDTDVLEEVGLASVGTFLAMTSNAEVNLVLAQRAAEEFKPPRVLACFSSEAQNGQGNGKTVQQAFGPQVTLKTWNQYLSDRDVKLGETLLREPGLEFQQAHLQALIRAAELTPLLVERDGHLQVAAVGDDWKAGDRIIYLLHDPTPKLLKRLSGGSQGPLTVEKLPEVEEVPIPSNGGVPSAPAKQSLA, from the coding sequence ATGGAAGAAGTTCCTTTTAATACAACCCTGCTAATAGTTTTGGCCGTTTTGGCAGGGACAGCAGCCCAAGTCATGGCTGGCTTCCTGAAAGTCCCCAGCATCGTTTTTCTGCTGATGTTTGGGATTTTGCTGGGGCCGGATGGCCTTGGCATCCTGCATCCCAACCTCCTGGGCGGCGGCCTCGAAGTGATCGTGGCTCTTTCCGTGGCCCTGATTTTGTTTGAGGGCGGGCTCAACCTAGAGTTGCGCGACATTGGTCGCGTCTCAGGCAGCCTGCGCAATTTGGTCACTATCGGCACCCTCGTCACGCTCATCGGGGGCGGCATGGCGGCCCACTGGCTCAGTGAGTTTCCCTGGCCGATCGCCTTTCTGTATGCGTCGCTGGTGGTGGTGACAGGTCCAACGGTCACGGGCCCGCTGCTAAAGCAAGTCAACGTCGATCGCCAAGTTTCTGCGCTGATCGAGGGAGAAGGCGTCCTGATCGACCCCGTCGGCGCCATCTTGGCGGTGGTCGTGCTCGACATCATTCTCAACGGGGACGCCGACCCTTGGTTTGTGATCAGCGGCCTGGTGGTGCGCCTCAGCATTGGGGGCGCGATCGGCGTTGTGGGCGGCTGGCTGCTGGGCTTCATCCTCAAGCGCGTGACGTTCCTCTCAGAGGATCAGCGCAACCTGATTGCTCTGGCAGGGCTATGGGGAATTTTTGGGCTGGCCCAGAGCATCCGCAGCGAGTCGGGCCTGATGGCGACGGTGGTCTCAGGGATCGTGGTGCGGGCCTCCTCAGTCCCTGACGAGCGCCTGCTGAGACGGTTTAAGGGCCAGCTCACCATCTTGGCCATCTCGGTTCTATTTATTTTGCTGTCGGCAGATTTGTCGATCGCCAGTTTGTTTGCCCTGGGATGGGGCGGTATTTTGGCGGTGCTGGCGCTGATGTTTGTGGTGCGACCGATCAACGTCTGGATCTGCACCTGGAATAGCGGCCTAAATTGGCGTCAAAAGGCTTTTTTGGCCTGGATTTCTCCCCGAGGGATTGTTTCTGCCTCAGTTTCTTCGCTGTTCGCGATTTTGCTGACGGAGCGGGGCATTAACGGGGGCGACTCGATTAAGGCGCTGGTGTTTTTGACGATCATTTTGACGGTGTTTGTCCAGGGTCTGACGGCGGCCTCGGCCGCTAAGCTGCTGCACATCACCTCAACCGAGGTGACGGGGGCAGTGATCGTCGGCTCGAATCCTCTCAGTCGGCTCATCGGGCGACTGTTTCAGGAGCGGGGGGAGTCGGTGGTGATCATCGACACCGACCCAGAGGCCTGCGAGAAGGCAACACAGGAAAATCTGCGGGCCGTGGCGAGCAGCGCTCTAGACACAGACGTCCTAGAGGAGGTGGGGCTAGCGTCAGTCGGCACTTTCTTGGCGATGACGAGCAATGCTGAAGTGAATCTGGTGCTGGCTCAGCGAGCAGCAGAGGAGTTCAAGCCGCCTCGGGTGCTGGCCTGTTTCTCGAGCGAGGCGCAAAACGGCCAGGGCAATGGCAAAACCGTGCAGCAGGCCTTTGGGCCTCAAGTGACGCTCAAGACCTGGAACCAGTACCTGAGCGATCGCGATGTGAAGCTGGGAGAAACCCTGCTGCGAGAGCCGGGGCTGGAGTTCCAGCAGGCCCACTTGCAGGCGCTGATCCGGGCAGCCGAGCTAACGCCGCTGCTGGTGGAGCGCGACGGTCACCTGCAAGTGGCGGCGGTCGGCGACGACTGGAAGGCGGGCGATCGCATTATTTATCTGCTCCACGATCCCACGCCCAAGCTGCTCAAGCGGCTCTCGGGGGGCAGCCAAGGGCCTCTGACCGTCGAAAAGCTCCCGGAAGTCGAAGAGGTGCCGATTCCCAGCAATGGCGGCGTGCCGTCCGCACCGGCCAAGCAGTCCTTGGCCTAG
- a CDS encoding precorrin-2 C(20)-methyltransferase — translation MEQVIGKISPDPSPQGGLGTLYGVGAGPGDPELITLKGWRLLQRSPVVAFPAGLGGKAGVAQQIVQEHLSPEQTQLALHFPYVHDLAVLEAAWRAAAEAVWEHLRQGQDVVFVSEGDVSFYSTFTYLAQALHEAHPEAPIQTVPGVCSPLAAAAMLGVPLTTRSQRLVVLPALYTVDELEAVLAWADVVVLMKVSSVYREVWQRLKERDLLGRSYVIERATLPTQTIHRDLGDRPDLQLPYFSLMVIQVRAEAPASLPAPAATF, via the coding sequence ATGGAGCAGGTCATTGGCAAGATTTCTCCAGACCCGTCCCCCCAGGGGGGGCTCGGGACGCTGTACGGCGTGGGGGCGGGTCCTGGCGACCCTGAGCTGATCACCCTGAAAGGCTGGAGACTGCTCCAGCGATCGCCCGTGGTAGCGTTTCCGGCGGGGCTCGGCGGCAAGGCAGGCGTTGCCCAGCAAATTGTCCAGGAGCACCTCAGTCCTGAGCAGACTCAGCTTGCCCTGCATTTTCCCTATGTCCACGACCTAGCGGTTTTGGAGGCAGCCTGGCGCGCCGCCGCTGAGGCGGTGTGGGAGCACCTGCGCCAGGGCCAAGACGTGGTGTTTGTCTCTGAGGGAGACGTGAGCTTTTACAGCACGTTCACCTATCTGGCCCAGGCGCTGCACGAGGCCCATCCCGAAGCACCGATCCAGACCGTGCCAGGGGTATGCTCTCCCCTCGCGGCGGCGGCCATGCTGGGCGTGCCCCTGACCACGCGATCGCAGCGGCTGGTGGTCCTGCCCGCCCTCTACACCGTGGATGAGCTCGAAGCTGTGCTGGCCTGGGCCGATGTGGTCGTCCTGATGAAAGTTAGCTCGGTGTATCGGGAGGTGTGGCAGCGCCTGAAGGAGCGCGATCTGCTGGGGCGCAGCTACGTGATCGAGCGCGCCACGCTGCCAACCCAGACCATTCACCGAGATTTGGGCGATCGCCCCGATTTGCAGCTTCCCTATTTCTCGTTGATGGTGATTCAGGTGCGGGCCGAAGCGCCTGCGTCCCTGCCGGCCCCAGCGGCAACTTTTTAG
- a CDS encoding TonB family protein translates to MRQSAMSYDAFAKALSEPLRQPGYLAFLASVSIHGLLWAVLPMLPSSSSTPDIEQRSVDIVTLTPAEQQRLPATARDLPGSSSTILPAFPNQAGLSMPNLQMPGLQSETSLADLYQNSPDTSSSTSTYTYTPDILSQLAQQEQLAIAQQEARMRELAARSAQDGQSGSVQAPGPITNRLIPNLSPSFEPPIYDPSEILKNPELIAGLGNSTPPSSGQPQPPTQPTEQATGPQQPQGETQQPEDPPAQPPADSTSDPEASPPPAPEEPAGALPNKIPDAAIAYQQEKMQEYRDRYTFVAEGTKQSEAAARTEQWDASAKAIAAKEEKNISWNRVETAVSLYPTDACYAKPEGAAAVGVLVDPEGKIVEDQLMILQSSGYKAFNDAALAHVKEMPFEGTGEYQQILLPFEFRYSEEICAQQPGATPGAPAEDQADG, encoded by the coding sequence TTGCGTCAGTCCGCCATGTCCTACGATGCCTTCGCCAAAGCCCTGTCCGAGCCTCTGAGACAACCTGGCTATTTAGCTTTTTTGGCCTCTGTCAGCATCCACGGCCTGCTGTGGGCGGTGCTGCCCATGCTTCCTTCGTCGTCGAGCACGCCGGATATTGAGCAGCGCTCTGTGGACATCGTGACCTTGACCCCCGCCGAGCAGCAGCGACTGCCGGCCACAGCGCGGGACCTACCGGGCAGCTCCAGCACGATTTTGCCCGCTTTTCCCAACCAGGCGGGCTTGAGCATGCCCAATCTCCAAATGCCCGGTCTCCAATCAGAGACCAGCCTGGCCGACCTCTATCAGAACTCTCCCGATACCTCTTCTTCGACCTCGACCTACACCTACACGCCGGATATCTTGTCACAGCTGGCGCAGCAGGAGCAGCTGGCGATCGCCCAGCAAGAGGCCCGAATGCGAGAACTTGCCGCCCGCTCGGCTCAAGATGGACAGTCTGGCAGTGTGCAGGCACCAGGGCCTATCACCAATCGCCTCATTCCCAATCTGTCTCCTTCCTTTGAGCCGCCCATTTACGATCCGTCGGAAATTCTGAAGAACCCGGAGCTGATTGCGGGCTTGGGGAATTCTACGCCGCCGAGTTCTGGGCAGCCCCAGCCGCCAACCCAGCCAACGGAGCAAGCAACGGGGCCCCAGCAGCCCCAGGGTGAAACCCAGCAGCCCGAAGACCCCCCTGCCCAGCCCCCGGCCGACAGCACCAGCGATCCTGAGGCCTCGCCCCCGCCAGCCCCCGAGGAGCCCGCAGGCGCTTTGCCGAACAAGATCCCCGATGCGGCGATCGCCTATCAGCAAGAGAAAATGCAGGAGTATCGCGATCGCTACACCTTCGTGGCAGAGGGCACCAAACAGTCTGAGGCCGCCGCCCGCACCGAGCAGTGGGACGCCAGCGCGAAGGCGATCGCTGCCAAGGAAGAGAAAAATATTAGCTGGAATCGGGTCGAAACCGCCGTGTCCCTATACCCGACGGATGCCTGCTACGCCAAGCCCGAGGGAGCCGCTGCCGTGGGCGTTTTGGTCGATCCAGAAGGCAAAATTGTCGAAGATCAGCTGATGATTTTGCAGTCCTCCGGCTACAAGGCCTTTAATGACGCAGCCCTGGCCCACGTGAAGGAGATGCCCTTCGAGGGTACCGGCGAGTATCAGCAAATTCTGCTGCCCTTCGAGTTTCGCTACTCGGAGGAGATCTGCGCTCAGCAGCCCGGGGCGACCCCCGGTGCTCCTGCTGAGGACCAGGCCGACGGCTAG
- a CDS encoding bifunctional heptose 7-phosphate kinase/heptose 1-phosphate adenyltransferase, giving the protein MGIDAAFSTRLRNAADRLMDLLDGFGQAQVLVVGDLTVDEFLTGQVERVSREAPVLILRHEETRQVPGGGANAVYNLAMLGAQVKAVGLVGDDAQGRSLRQIFEAARIDTRGILVESDRPTVTKTRISGHARQSVTQQIVRVDRKSDDLPAPALQAQIVDYIHQHRESVDAVVCSDYGDGTLTPLIIEATLHHSRVIVDTQVNLGRYAGATIFTPNLPEAERAVGYAIESPEQLSQAGRDLLRQTQAKYILITRGEEGMTLFGRDGSEEHIPAFNRTEVFDVTGAGDTVAAALTLTLCQGGSFWEAAVLGNLAASIVVRQFGTATTTPAALKAALETLLEESSQT; this is encoded by the coding sequence ATGGGAATCGATGCAGCATTTTCGACGCGACTGAGAAACGCCGCTGACCGGCTCATGGACCTGCTTGACGGGTTTGGTCAGGCTCAGGTGCTGGTGGTCGGGGACCTGACGGTGGATGAGTTCTTGACTGGGCAGGTGGAGCGCGTATCTCGGGAGGCTCCGGTGCTGATCTTGCGGCATGAGGAGACGCGCCAGGTGCCCGGCGGCGGCGCCAACGCGGTGTACAACCTGGCGATGCTGGGAGCCCAGGTCAAGGCCGTGGGTCTGGTGGGGGACGACGCCCAAGGGCGATCGCTCCGGCAGATTTTTGAGGCGGCCCGCATCGACACCCGCGGCATCCTGGTCGAGAGCGATCGCCCCACCGTCACCAAAACTCGCATCTCCGGCCACGCCCGCCAGTCCGTCACCCAGCAAATCGTTCGCGTCGATCGCAAATCTGACGATCTGCCAGCACCGGCTCTCCAGGCGCAGATCGTGGACTACATTCACCAGCACCGAGAAAGCGTAGACGCAGTGGTGTGCTCGGACTACGGCGACGGCACCCTCACCCCTTTGATCATTGAGGCCACGCTGCACCACTCCCGCGTCATCGTCGATACCCAGGTCAACCTAGGGCGCTACGCGGGGGCCACCATCTTTACGCCCAACCTCCCCGAAGCCGAGCGGGCCGTGGGCTACGCCATCGAGTCCCCTGAGCAGCTGAGCCAGGCCGGTCGCGATCTGCTGCGGCAAACCCAGGCAAAATACATTTTGATCACGCGGGGCGAAGAGGGAATGACCCTGTTTGGCCGCGACGGCAGCGAAGAGCACATTCCCGCCTTCAACCGCACCGAGGTCTTTGACGTGACGGGGGCTGGCGATACGGTGGCCGCCGCCCTTACCCTCACCCTCTGCCAGGGCGGGTCTTTTTGGGAGGCGGCGGTGCTGGGAAACCTTGCCGCTAGTATTGTAGTTCGGCAGTTTGGTACCGCGACCACCACCCCAGCCGCCCTGAAGGCGGCGCTAGAAACCTTGCTTGAGGAGAGTTCTCAGACGTGA
- the rfbB gene encoding dTDP-glucose 4,6-dehydratase, with product MTQSRRILITGGAGFIGSNFVHHWCRQHPGDRVVVLDALTYAGNRANLASLESHPQFRFVAGDICDRPLIDQLLREEAIDTVAHLAAESHVDRSILGPDAFIRTNVVGSFTLLEAFRQHWLAQQQPEHFRFLHVSTDEVYGSLSPTDPAFSETTPYAPNSPYSASKAGSDHLARAYFHTYGLPTLITNCSNNYGPYHFPEKLIPLMCINILMGKALPVYGDGQNVRDWLYVEDHCQALDVVIQRGQPGETYNVGGNNEVKNLELVEMLCDLMDELAPDLPIKPSRQLITFVKDRPGHDRRYAINATKIRTELGWEPQVTVSEGLQKTVQWYLSHREWWQPLLSPEYQAYYAKVYSETA from the coding sequence GTGACCCAATCTCGACGCATTTTGATTACGGGCGGCGCTGGCTTTATTGGCTCCAACTTTGTGCATCACTGGTGTCGCCAGCATCCGGGCGATCGCGTCGTGGTGCTCGATGCCCTCACCTACGCAGGCAACCGGGCCAATCTGGCTAGCCTAGAGAGCCATCCCCAGTTTCGCTTTGTGGCGGGAGACATTTGCGATCGCCCCTTGATCGATCAGCTGTTGCGCGAAGAGGCCATCGACACCGTCGCTCACCTGGCTGCTGAGTCCCACGTCGATCGCTCCATCCTCGGTCCCGACGCCTTCATTCGCACCAATGTCGTCGGCAGCTTCACCCTCCTCGAAGCCTTCCGGCAGCACTGGCTGGCCCAGCAGCAGCCTGAGCACTTTCGCTTTCTCCACGTCTCCACCGACGAAGTTTACGGCAGCCTCAGCCCCACCGACCCAGCCTTTAGCGAGACCACGCCCTACGCCCCCAACAGCCCCTACTCCGCTTCCAAGGCTGGCAGCGATCACCTGGCCCGAGCCTACTTCCACACCTACGGCCTGCCCACCCTGATCACCAACTGCTCCAACAACTACGGCCCCTACCACTTCCCCGAAAAGCTGATTCCCCTGATGTGCATCAACATCTTGATGGGCAAGGCTTTGCCGGTCTACGGCGACGGCCAAAACGTCCGGGACTGGCTCTACGTCGAGGACCACTGTCAGGCGCTGGATGTGGTGATCCAGCGGGGTCAGCCAGGGGAAACCTACAATGTCGGCGGCAACAACGAGGTCAAGAACCTTGAGCTGGTGGAAATGCTGTGCGATCTGATGGATGAGCTGGCACCCGACCTTCCCATCAAGCCCAGCCGTCAGCTGATCACCTTCGTGAAGGATCGTCCCGGCCACGATCGCCGCTACGCCATCAACGCCACCAAGATCCGGACCGAGCTGGGCTGGGAGCCCCAGGTCACGGTCAGCGAAGGTCTCCAGAAAACGGTCCAGTGGTACCTCAGCCACCGCGAGTGGTGGCAGCCCCTCCTGTCGCCGGAGTATCAGGCCTACTACGCCAAGGTCTACAGCGAAACCGCCTGA